From Microplitis mediator isolate UGA2020A chromosome 11, iyMicMedi2.1, whole genome shotgun sequence, one genomic window encodes:
- the LOC130677011 gene encoding speckle-type POZ protein-like: MNRGYSQLSVSLMKHTIVFEWKIDNIKTFIEMFKNSNECIQIYSPEFSAGAKMNDLWQLKLVLNDQSDDDYCISLYLIPLNRCNDQHKIKTAFSFFIINDKGIKIEIVKFNRVFDKYEGWGLPICKKEDLIKDESTFNWDPFTVGIELTVYDSDIMPFTVESLKKLKHSMVYDYNQLFLSKQDSDVVLVVRDEEFQAHKSILKVRSPVFRAMFTANIKPNKKDRVKVPDMNPVIFNSILEFIYTDKVPDVITEELLDAADKFQLELLKKKFLSVIHNARNSLHREILFFV; this comes from the coding sequence atgaatAGAGGTTATTCGCAGCTGAGTGTTTCTCTGATGAAGCATACGATTGTGTTCGAATGGAAAATTGACAACATCAAGACATTTAtcgaaatgtttaaaaattcaaacgaGTGCATTCAAATATATTCACCAGAGTTTTCAGCGGGTGCTAAGATGAATGATCTATGGCAACTCAAGTTGGTACTAAATGATCAATCAGATGATGATTATTGTATATCATTGTATCTGATTCCCTTGAACCGATGCAATGAtcagcataaaataaaaaccgcattttcattttttatcatcaatgaCAAGGGAATTAAAATTGAGATCGTAAAATTCAACAgagtttttgataaatatgaaGGCTGGGGTCTGCCGATTTGTAAAAAAGAAGATTTGATTAAAGATGAAAGCACTTTCAATTGGGATCCATTTACTGTAGGTATCGAGCTGACGGTATATGATTCTGACATCATGCCTTTTACTGTTgaatcattgaaaaaattgaaacattCAATGGTTTATGATTACAATCAACTGTTCCTAAGTAAGCAAGACAGTGATGTCGTACTCGTGGTTCGGGATGAAGAGTTTCAAGCCCACAAGTCAATTTTGAAAGTTCGCAGTCCAGTTTTCCGCGCCATGTTTACCGCCAACATAAAACCAAACAAAAAAGACCGAGTAAAAGTACCTGACATGAATCCGGTTATTTTTAACAGCATCCTTGAATTTATCTACACAGATAAAGTACCTGACGTAATTACAGAAGAATTACTTGACGCTGCGGATAAATTCCAGCTCGAATtactcaagaaaaaatttttgtctgtaATTCATAATGCGAGAAATTCCTTGCACcgagaaatcctttttttcgtgtag